One Bradyrhizobium zhanjiangense DNA segment encodes these proteins:
- a CDS encoding LON peptidase substrate-binding domain-containing protein, protein MPINIEYRGPADLPEIIPVFPLPGALLLPRGQMPLNIFEPRYLSMVDDAFRDGHRLIGMIQPDVAHSPKDSDKPALFRVGCVGRITQLAESGDGRYILELTGVSRFKVVEELDVLTAYRQCKVDFFAFVDDFTARMGEDQVDREALLAVLADFLKANNLKVDWEGVESAPNEALVNALAMMSPYGPAEKQAMLEAPDLKTRAEILIAVTEMDLAKKRTSGDPPLQ, encoded by the coding sequence ATGCCGATCAACATCGAATATCGCGGGCCCGCCGACCTTCCGGAGATCATTCCGGTATTTCCGCTGCCCGGCGCGCTGCTGCTGCCCCGCGGCCAGATGCCGCTGAACATCTTCGAGCCGCGCTACCTTTCGATGGTCGACGATGCCTTCCGTGACGGCCATCGCCTGATCGGCATGATCCAGCCCGATGTGGCGCACTCGCCGAAGGATTCCGACAAGCCGGCGCTGTTCCGCGTCGGCTGCGTCGGCCGCATCACCCAGCTCGCAGAATCCGGCGATGGCCGCTACATCCTCGAGCTCACGGGCGTCTCGCGCTTCAAGGTGGTCGAGGAGCTCGACGTGCTGACCGCCTACCGGCAGTGCAAGGTGGATTTCTTCGCCTTCGTCGACGATTTCACCGCGCGCATGGGCGAGGACCAGGTCGATCGCGAAGCGCTGCTGGCGGTGCTGGCGGACTTCCTGAAGGCCAACAACCTCAAGGTCGATTGGGAGGGCGTCGAGAGCGCTCCCAACGAGGCACTGGTCAACGCGTTGGCAATGATGTCGCCCTATGGACCCGCTGAGAAGCAGGCCATGCTGGAGGCACCCGACTTGAAGACCCGGGCCGAGATCCTGATCGCTGTCACCGAGATGGACCTCGCCAAGAAGCGCACCAGCGGCGATCCACCGCTGCAGTGA
- the trxA gene encoding thioredoxin produces MTIIDQGNGAAGPAAADLIKDTTTQTFVKDVIEESKRQPVLIDFWAEWCGPCKQLTPVLEKAVKAAKGKVKLVKMNIDQHPAIPGQMGIQSIPAVIAFVNGQPADGFMGAVPESQLNAFIEKLTKGVTAPGEVNVAEIVQEAEAVLAEGDTAAAAQIYAEALQHDSTNIAALAGLAKCYAVSGAMEQAKQTLAMVPESKRNDPAVRGVQTTIDLAEQAEALGPVAELEQKVAANPLDHQARFDLATALNAQGNRAAATEQLLEIIKRDRKWNDDGARKQLVQFFEAWGGTDDATVEGRKRLSTILFS; encoded by the coding sequence GTGACGATCATCGACCAGGGTAACGGAGCGGCGGGCCCGGCCGCCGCCGATCTGATCAAGGACACCACCACCCAGACCTTCGTGAAGGACGTCATCGAGGAATCGAAGCGCCAGCCGGTGCTGATCGATTTCTGGGCGGAGTGGTGCGGCCCCTGCAAGCAGCTCACCCCGGTCTTGGAAAAGGCGGTCAAGGCGGCCAAGGGTAAGGTCAAGCTGGTCAAGATGAACATCGACCAGCACCCGGCGATTCCGGGCCAGATGGGCATCCAGTCGATCCCGGCCGTGATCGCCTTCGTCAACGGCCAGCCGGCCGACGGCTTCATGGGCGCGGTGCCCGAAAGCCAGCTCAACGCCTTCATCGAAAAGCTGACCAAGGGCGTGACCGCGCCGGGCGAGGTCAACGTCGCCGAGATCGTGCAGGAGGCCGAGGCCGTGCTCGCCGAGGGCGACACGGCTGCGGCTGCGCAGATCTATGCCGAGGCGCTCCAGCATGATTCGACCAACATCGCGGCGCTTGCGGGCCTTGCGAAGTGCTACGCGGTGTCCGGCGCGATGGAGCAGGCCAAGCAGACGCTGGCCATGGTGCCGGAATCCAAGCGCAACGATCCCGCTGTGAGAGGCGTGCAGACCACGATCGACCTCGCCGAGCAGGCGGAAGCGCTGGGGCCGGTGGCCGAGCTGGAACAGAAAGTCGCCGCAAACCCGCTCGATCATCAGGCACGATTCGATCTCGCCACCGCGCTCAATGCGCAAGGCAACCGCGCGGCCGCCACCGAGCAGTTGCTCGAGATCATCAAGCGCGACCGCAAGTGGAACGACGACGGCGCCCGCAAGCAGCTGGTGCAGTTCTTCGAGGCCTGGGGCGGCACGGATGATGCAACCGTCGAGGGACGCAAGCGTTTGTCGACGATCCTATTTTCGTAG
- a CDS encoding NAD-dependent epimerase/dehydratase family protein has product MTILVTGSAGHLGEAILRTLRARGSSARGIDLKPSPFTDAVGSIVDPAFVRRQMDGVTAVIHTATLHKPHVATHGKQDFVDTNVTGTLNLLEAAAAAGVRSFVFTSTTSAFGSQLRPEAGQAVVWVSEDLPPVPKNIYGTTKLMAENLCELFFRERALPVVILRTSRFFPEADDDPEMRSAYTTENAQANELLYRRLDIADAVSAHLLAAERAPRIGFARYIVSATSPFEQRHLAALARDAANVVRELYPDCAQLYAARGWRLFPAIDRVYVNERARRELGWRPEFDFAHVLRSLHGDRDFRSALAREIGSKGYHDTVFDDGPYPVVS; this is encoded by the coding sequence ATGACAATTCTGGTCACGGGCAGCGCCGGTCATCTCGGGGAGGCCATCTTGCGGACACTCCGGGCGCGCGGCTCGTCCGCGCGCGGGATCGATCTGAAGCCATCGCCCTTCACCGATGCCGTCGGCTCCATCGTCGACCCAGCCTTCGTCCGGCGCCAGATGGACGGCGTCACTGCCGTGATCCACACCGCGACGCTGCACAAGCCGCATGTGGCGACTCACGGCAAGCAGGATTTCGTCGACACCAACGTCACCGGCACGCTCAATCTGCTCGAGGCGGCCGCGGCCGCCGGTGTGAGGAGCTTCGTCTTCACCAGCACCACCAGCGCGTTCGGCTCGCAGCTCAGGCCGGAGGCGGGACAGGCTGTCGTCTGGGTCAGCGAGGACCTGCCGCCGGTGCCAAAGAACATCTACGGCACGACCAAGCTGATGGCCGAAAACCTCTGCGAGCTGTTCTTTCGCGAGCGTGCCCTGCCGGTCGTCATCCTGCGGACCTCGCGCTTCTTTCCGGAAGCCGATGACGATCCCGAGATGCGGTCGGCTTACACAACCGAGAACGCGCAGGCCAACGAGCTGCTCTATCGCCGGCTGGATATCGCGGATGCGGTGAGCGCCCACCTGCTCGCCGCCGAGCGCGCGCCCAGAATCGGGTTTGCCCGCTACATCGTCTCGGCCACGAGCCCGTTTGAGCAACGCCATCTCGCGGCGCTCGCGCGCGATGCCGCCAATGTCGTGCGCGAGCTCTATCCGGATTGTGCGCAGCTCTATGCGGCGCGCGGCTGGCGCCTCTTCCCTGCGATCGACCGCGTCTATGTCAACGAACGCGCGCGGCGCGAGCTGGGCTGGCGGCCCGAATTCGACTTCGCGCATGTGCTGCGCAGCCTGCATGGTGACCGCGATTTTCGTAGCGCGCTGGCGCGCGAGATCGGGTCGAAAGGCTATCATGACACGGTGTTCGACGATGGGCCCTATCCCGTCGTTTCGTGA
- a CDS encoding PQQ-dependent sugar dehydrogenase produces the protein MKFHQSVFRSVVALAAVALLAGTSAGNAQQQDKNRALKKYESGTKEFWTHPPDDWFLGDETEAQKGLAPPSGPPTGASEAELAAMMKKIKLPPGFKIEVYAPGVLAARQMAWGDKGTLFVGSFGLGNVYAIKDNNGKKEVKTVLKGLNMPTGLAFKDGALYVIAVDKLIRYDDAEANLDKLGDGKVVYDDMPSYAAHGWKYISVDKDGWFFLPFGPPFNIGMPPTSVAQIRRVDPKTGNAEIWALGVRNSVGGDVDPRTGKYWFTENARDWISDDLPSDKLNMINKIGEHFGYPYCHQGNLPDDKFAMGHKCSEFTPPVLNLGAHVAPLGMKFYTGDQFPAEYKNNILIAEHGSWNRHKYQGARIVRVIVGPDGKNPKQEIFASGWLEGDQGYLGRPADIVLAKDGSILVADDWAGAIYRISYSKK, from the coding sequence ATGAAATTCCATCAATCCGTCTTTCGATCCGTCGTGGCGCTTGCAGCGGTTGCCCTTCTCGCGGGGACCAGCGCTGGCAATGCGCAGCAGCAGGACAAGAACAGGGCGCTGAAGAAATACGAATCCGGCACCAAGGAGTTCTGGACCCATCCGCCGGATGACTGGTTTCTCGGCGACGAGACCGAGGCACAGAAGGGCCTGGCACCGCCCTCGGGTCCGCCGACCGGTGCGTCGGAGGCCGAGCTCGCGGCGATGATGAAGAAGATCAAGCTGCCGCCGGGCTTCAAGATCGAGGTTTACGCCCCCGGCGTGCTGGCCGCGCGGCAAATGGCCTGGGGTGACAAGGGCACGCTGTTCGTCGGCTCGTTCGGCCTCGGCAACGTCTATGCCATCAAGGACAACAACGGAAAGAAGGAGGTCAAGACCGTCCTCAAGGGGCTGAACATGCCCACCGGCCTCGCCTTCAAGGACGGCGCGCTCTACGTCATCGCCGTCGACAAGCTGATCCGCTACGACGACGCCGAAGCCAATCTCGACAAGCTCGGCGACGGCAAGGTCGTCTACGACGACATGCCGTCCTATGCCGCGCATGGCTGGAAATACATCTCGGTCGACAAGGATGGCTGGTTCTTCCTGCCGTTCGGGCCGCCCTTCAATATCGGCATGCCGCCGACCAGCGTCGCGCAGATCCGGCGCGTCGATCCCAAGACCGGCAATGCCGAGATCTGGGCGCTCGGCGTCCGCAACTCCGTCGGCGGCGACGTCGATCCGCGCACCGGCAAATACTGGTTCACCGAGAATGCCCGCGACTGGATCAGCGACGATCTGCCCTCAGACAAGCTGAACATGATCAACAAGATCGGCGAGCATTTCGGCTATCCCTATTGCCACCAGGGTAATTTGCCCGACGACAAGTTCGCGATGGGCCACAAGTGCTCCGAGTTCACGCCGCCGGTGCTGAATCTCGGCGCGCATGTCGCTCCGCTCGGCATGAAGTTCTATACCGGCGACCAATTCCCCGCCGAGTACAAGAACAATATCCTGATCGCCGAGCACGGCTCCTGGAATCGCCACAAGTATCAGGGCGCGCGCATCGTGCGCGTGATCGTCGGGCCCGACGGCAAGAACCCCAAGCAGGAGATCTTCGCCTCCGGCTGGCTCGAGGGCGACCAGGGCTATCTCGGCCGTCCCGCCGACATCGTTCTCGCCAAGGACGGCTCGATCCTCGTCGCCGACGACTGGGCCGGCGCGATCTATCGCATCAGCTACAGCAAGAAGTAG
- a CDS encoding c-type cytochrome, giving the protein MRRKFISHAISAVALLTPGALPVGAADNSAIKEKAAACAGCHGENGISQTENIPSLAGQPDQFLQWQLVFFRAGSRKNEQMQPIVEEINNEDIRNFGAYFSQLMPPKGPEDGNPDLSKKGAQVAAGRRCASCHTDSYAGTKAVARLAGQREEYLVKALHDYKAGQRVGGGVAAMADVAYHMSDEEITAVSHYLAHLK; this is encoded by the coding sequence ATGCGCCGGAAGTTCATCTCGCACGCAATCAGCGCGGTTGCGCTCCTGACGCCCGGCGCCCTTCCAGTAGGCGCCGCCGATAATTCCGCGATCAAGGAGAAGGCGGCGGCCTGCGCCGGCTGTCACGGCGAGAACGGTATCTCGCAGACCGAGAACATTCCCTCGCTCGCCGGCCAGCCTGATCAATTCCTGCAATGGCAGCTGGTGTTCTTCCGTGCCGGCTCGCGCAAGAACGAGCAGATGCAGCCGATCGTCGAGGAGATCAACAACGAGGACATCCGCAATTTCGGCGCCTATTTTTCGCAGCTAATGCCGCCGAAGGGACCGGAGGACGGGAATCCGGACCTGTCGAAAAAGGGGGCGCAGGTGGCTGCCGGCCGCCGCTGCGCCTCATGCCATACGGACAGCTATGCCGGCACCAAGGCTGTGGCGCGGCTCGCGGGTCAACGCGAGGAATATCTGGTCAAGGCGCTGCACGACTATAAAGCGGGCCAGCGCGTCGGCGGCGGAGTCGCCGCGATGGCCGATGTCGCCTATCACATGAGCGATGAGGAAATCACCGCCGTCTCGCACTATCTTGCGCATCTGAAATAG
- the panE gene encoding 2-dehydropantoate 2-reductase has protein sequence MRILVVGAGAIGGYFGGRLLQAGRDVTFLVRPRRASELASAGLVIKSPNGDVTLKDPKTVQADKLAEKFDVVLLSCKAFDLDDAIKSFAAAVGPNTVIIPMLNGMKHLDVLDQKFGAGLVLGGLCAIAATLNEKREVVQLQPMQSISYGERDGKLSDRVKAIDEAFKSGINGASASQNIMQDMWEKWVFLSTLAASTSLMRTSVGNILAAPGGRDFLLGMLDETSAIAAASGYAPGGPFFERVKGNLTTEGSPMTASMFRDIKAGLPVEADHVIGDLIARGDAAKVPVPKLRIAYTHLKAYEKQRAG, from the coding sequence ATGCGTATCCTCGTCGTCGGCGCCGGCGCCATCGGCGGCTATTTTGGTGGCAGGCTGTTGCAGGCCGGCCGCGACGTCACCTTCCTGGTCCGGCCGCGCCGCGCCAGCGAGCTCGCGAGCGCCGGTCTCGTCATCAAGAGCCCGAACGGCGATGTGACGCTGAAGGATCCGAAGACGGTGCAAGCGGACAAGCTCGCGGAAAAATTCGACGTCGTTCTGCTCAGCTGCAAGGCGTTCGACCTCGACGACGCCATCAAGTCGTTCGCGGCCGCCGTCGGGCCGAACACCGTGATCATCCCCATGCTCAACGGCATGAAGCATCTCGACGTCCTCGACCAGAAATTCGGCGCCGGGCTCGTGCTGGGCGGGCTCTGCGCCATCGCCGCGACGCTGAACGAGAAGCGCGAGGTGGTGCAGCTGCAGCCGATGCAATCGATCAGTTACGGCGAGCGCGACGGCAAACTGTCGGACCGCGTCAAGGCGATCGACGAGGCCTTCAAGAGCGGCATCAATGGCGCCTCCGCCAGCCAGAACATCATGCAGGACATGTGGGAGAAGTGGGTGTTCCTCTCGACGCTCGCGGCGTCCACCAGCCTGATGCGCACCTCCGTCGGCAACATTCTCGCCGCCCCCGGCGGCAGGGATTTTCTGCTCGGCATGTTGGACGAGACCAGCGCGATCGCCGCTGCGTCGGGCTACGCACCTGGCGGACCATTCTTCGAGCGGGTGAAGGGCAATCTGACCACCGAGGGCTCGCCGATGACGGCATCCATGTTCCGCGACATCAAGGCAGGCCTGCCGGTCGAAGCCGATCACGTCATCGGCGATCTCATCGCGCGCGGAGATGCTGCCAAGGTGCCGGTGCCGAAGCTGCGCATCGCCTATACGCATCTGAAGGCGTATGAGAAGCAGCGGGCGGGGTAG
- a CDS encoding 2-hydroxychromene-2-carboxylate isomerase codes for MTRTAPQFLFDFGSPNAYLSHLAIPAIEQRIGVKFEYVPILLGGIFKATNNKSPAETLAGIKNKREFHAIETERFIKRFKVQPYVMNPFFPVNTLNLMRAAIAAQLEGVFEAYVEAAFHHMWREPKKMDDPEIAAKALASSGLDAQRLFARAQEPEVKGRLIKNTEEAVARGAFGSPTFFVGNEMFFGKEQLREVEEMVLGK; via the coding sequence TTGACCCGCACAGCCCCGCAATTCCTGTTCGATTTCGGCAGCCCGAACGCCTATCTCAGCCATCTGGCGATCCCGGCGATCGAGCAACGCATCGGCGTCAAGTTCGAATATGTGCCGATCCTGCTCGGCGGCATCTTTAAGGCGACCAACAACAAGTCGCCGGCCGAGACGCTCGCCGGCATCAAGAACAAGCGTGAATTCCACGCGATCGAGACCGAGCGCTTCATCAAGCGCTTTAAGGTGCAGCCCTACGTCATGAATCCGTTCTTCCCCGTCAACACGCTGAACCTGATGCGCGCGGCGATCGCGGCGCAGCTCGAGGGCGTGTTCGAGGCCTATGTCGAAGCGGCCTTCCACCACATGTGGCGCGAGCCGAAGAAGATGGACGATCCCGAGATCGCGGCGAAGGCGCTGGCGTCATCCGGCCTCGATGCGCAAAGGCTGTTCGCCCGCGCGCAGGAACCCGAGGTGAAAGGCAGACTGATCAAAAACACCGAGGAGGCGGTGGCGCGCGGCGCGTTCGGCTCGCCGACCTTCTTCGTCGGCAATGAGATGTTCTTCGGCAAGGAGCAGCTGCGCGAGGTCGAGGAGATGGTGCTGGGGAAGTGA
- a CDS encoding MATE family efflux transporter, with protein MSAPAPLSTTFLRFLAPLMLSNALQSLFGTVSNVYLGQMIGIDALAAVSAFFPVMFFLFAFVMGLSTGATVLIGQAFGAGEHGRIKLVVGTTLAIGLMLSATVALAGGIFSRQLMVMLATPADILDQASAYARIMLLTMPLGFVFLLMTAMIRGVGDTVTPLLALALSTAIGLILTPLLIRGAFGLPAAGITSPAWSAAIANALTLNVLAVYLLRKKHALAPDAALLRHLRLNGAVLGKILGIGLPSAIGMVVMAIAELVLLGLVNGFGSNATAAYGAVNQVMGYTQFTAMSISIAVSILGAQAIGGGDRARLDGILSTGLAFNLVLTGGLVALIYLVPRAVLGIFITDGAVLDLAKELLYIALWSSVPFGLATVFSGAMRAAGVALTPMLLAIFAIVAIELPSAVILSRTIGLKGVWAAYPIVFCAMFVLQMGYYLLVWRKQTIRRLI; from the coding sequence ATGTCCGCACCCGCGCCTCTCTCGACGACGTTTCTTCGCTTCCTCGCACCCTTGATGCTGAGCAACGCGCTGCAATCGCTGTTCGGCACCGTCAGCAACGTCTATCTCGGCCAGATGATCGGCATCGACGCGCTCGCCGCGGTCTCGGCCTTCTTCCCAGTGATGTTCTTCCTGTTCGCCTTCGTCATGGGCCTCAGCACCGGTGCCACCGTGCTGATCGGCCAGGCCTTTGGCGCGGGCGAGCATGGCCGGATCAAGCTCGTCGTCGGCACGACGCTCGCGATCGGTCTAATGCTCTCGGCCACGGTTGCACTCGCTGGCGGGATCTTCAGCCGGCAATTGATGGTCATGCTTGCGACGCCCGCTGATATACTCGACCAGGCCAGCGCCTATGCCCGCATCATGCTGCTGACCATGCCGCTCGGCTTCGTCTTCCTGTTGATGACAGCGATGATCCGCGGTGTCGGCGACACCGTGACGCCGCTCCTCGCGCTGGCGCTGTCGACCGCGATCGGCCTGATCCTGACGCCGCTGCTGATCCGCGGCGCCTTCGGATTGCCGGCGGCGGGCATCACCAGTCCGGCATGGTCAGCTGCGATTGCCAACGCGCTGACGCTGAACGTGCTGGCCGTCTATCTGCTCCGGAAAAAGCACGCGCTGGCACCGGACGCGGCACTGCTGCGTCATCTGCGGCTCAACGGCGCCGTGCTCGGAAAAATTCTCGGCATCGGACTGCCAAGCGCAATTGGCATGGTGGTGATGGCGATTGCCGAGCTGGTGCTGCTTGGGCTCGTCAACGGCTTCGGCTCAAACGCCACGGCCGCGTACGGCGCCGTCAATCAGGTGATGGGCTATACCCAGTTCACCGCGATGTCGATTTCGATCGCGGTCTCGATCCTCGGTGCGCAGGCGATCGGCGGCGGCGACAGGGCGCGGCTCGACGGCATCCTGAGCACCGGCCTTGCGTTCAACCTCGTGCTGACCGGCGGGCTGGTGGCGCTGATTTACCTGGTGCCGCGCGCCGTGCTCGGCATCTTCATCACCGACGGCGCCGTGCTCGATCTGGCGAAGGAACTGCTTTACATCGCCTTGTGGAGCTCGGTGCCGTTTGGCCTCGCCACGGTGTTTTCGGGCGCCATGCGCGCCGCCGGTGTCGCCTTGACGCCGATGCTGCTGGCGATCTTCGCCATCGTCGCGATCGAGCTGCCGTCTGCAGTGATCCTGAGCCGCACGATCGGCCTTAAGGGCGTATGGGCCGCCTATCCGATCGTGTTCTGCGCCATGTTCGTTTTGCAGATGGGCTATTACCTTCTGGTGTGGCGCAAGCAGACGATCCGGCGTCTGATCTGA
- a CDS encoding DUF2239 family protein yields the protein MQTTFTAFIGQRRLASGAAGDVALAVKRAGSQPDQPIIIFDDGTGRSIDFDLRGEDHEVLARLAKLMPPPPTEISEPPSEPRGRGRPKLGVVAREVTLLPRHWEWLNAQAGGASVALRKLVDEARRASGDKDRERKARDAAYHFMSTMAGNLPQFEEASRALFADDRRRFTGLIADWPTDIRDHIVKLAYSDRA from the coding sequence ATGCAAACGACCTTCACAGCCTTCATCGGCCAGCGCCGGCTGGCCTCGGGAGCGGCGGGCGACGTCGCACTCGCGGTCAAGCGGGCGGGGTCGCAGCCGGACCAGCCGATCATCATTTTCGACGACGGGACGGGGCGGTCGATTGATTTCGACCTGCGCGGCGAGGATCACGAGGTACTGGCGCGGCTGGCCAAGCTCATGCCGCCGCCACCGACCGAAATCAGCGAACCGCCGAGCGAGCCGCGCGGTCGAGGCCGGCCGAAGCTCGGTGTGGTCGCGCGCGAGGTGACTTTGCTGCCGCGGCACTGGGAGTGGCTCAACGCGCAAGCCGGCGGCGCCTCGGTCGCGCTACGCAAGCTGGTCGACGAGGCCAGACGCGCCAGCGGCGACAAGGACCGCGAGCGGAAGGCGCGCGATGCAGCTTATCACTTCATGTCGACCATGGCCGGCAACCTGCCGCAGTTCGAGGAAGCCTCGCGCGCGCTGTTCGCGGATGACAGGCGGCGCTTCACCGGGCTGATCGCCGACTGGCCGACTGACATCCGCGATCACATCGTCAAGCTCGCCTACAGCGACCGCGCTTAA
- a CDS encoding glutathione S-transferase family protein: MLTVHHLNNSRSQRVLWLLEELGVPYEIVRYQRQPDMRAPKELRAIHPLGKSPVITDNGNTIAESGAIIEYLIATYGNGRLIPPPNTPERLRYTYWLHYAEGSAMQPLLLKLLFTLMPKRAPALLRPLVRKVCNQALTALVNPQLKQHMDYWEGELGKSEWFAGSEFTAADIQMSFPLEAAQARGGLEQGHPKAMAFLERIHARPAYARALEKGGPYQVGR; the protein is encoded by the coding sequence ATGCTGACCGTTCACCACCTCAACAATTCCCGCTCGCAGCGCGTGCTGTGGCTGCTCGAGGAGTTGGGCGTGCCCTACGAGATCGTGCGCTATCAGCGCCAGCCGGATATGCGCGCGCCGAAGGAGCTGCGCGCCATCCATCCGCTCGGCAAGTCGCCGGTCATCACCGACAACGGCAACACCATCGCCGAGTCTGGCGCGATCATCGAGTATCTCATCGCCACCTACGGCAATGGTCGGCTGATCCCGCCGCCGAACACGCCGGAACGTCTGCGCTACACCTATTGGCTGCACTACGCGGAAGGGTCGGCGATGCAGCCGCTGCTCTTGAAGCTGCTGTTCACGCTGATGCCGAAGCGCGCGCCGGCGCTGCTCCGCCCGCTGGTCCGCAAGGTCTGCAACCAGGCGCTGACCGCGCTGGTCAATCCGCAGCTCAAGCAGCACATGGACTACTGGGAAGGCGAGCTCGGCAAGAGCGAGTGGTTCGCGGGCAGCGAATTCACCGCCGCCGATATCCAGATGAGCTTTCCGCTGGAAGCAGCCCAAGCGCGCGGCGGGCTGGAGCAGGGCCACCCCAAGGCGATGGCGTTCCTGGAGCGCATCCACGCGCGGCCAGCGTATGCACGCGCGCTCGAAAAGGGCGGGCCATATCAGGTCGGGCGGTAA